ACCGTTTCAAAGGagcaacatgaaaatataaACAGATAAGTTTGGGAGTAATGTATTAACACAACACATATAACATAATGAAACAGAAAACGCTCAGAGCATCTCACCTTGATCATTCATGGCAGGATGATCGCACACATTATTAACAGGCCAAGGAGTACCGTAGTGGATATTCTAGACTTCTTCAGGAAATGTTGGTGCAGTCTCAACTAAAACATTGATCTTAACCTTGAATTCTTCATGATCTCTAAGTGTCCAGGAAAAGAAAATGTAATTATGTTCAATAGAGCAGAAACTTAGGTATAAAAGAGCGAGGATTAACAAACCAGGCTCTGCAATCTTAACAAATAAATGAGACAAAGTTAAACTTACTCATGCTGACCACACGTCTGAAGGAATCCTGCACAAGTTATTTCAGCCAAGAACAGCCCCAAATAATTAGATTTTCCATCCTGAAAATTCTAATGAGTAGTTCAGCAGTGCATCTTTAGCCTCAAGGTAGAGATTCATATAAGCAAACTTTTAAAGGAAGAAAGATATAGTTACACTTGATGTACCTCTGGAGCTCGGAAGCCTTTGGTTCCTGATTAGATGGAAGAAGAATTCAGCCTCCTTTGCTTGTCTCCTACACAAACGATTGCTCCGTGAAGTATAGTCCATGATAGATGCGTTGAATCCTCATGTTTCATAGTAATCAATTTGTAGAATGTTACAGCAATCTTTGGAAAGATTAAAAGTTTCTTGTGGAATGGTTATTTGTGTAAATGAGAAGATAGCATGTAAACGTTATCCCTGGCAAGAAAATGGAGACTTCcattaaagaaaatacaaacaTACAATCGAATTAGGGGAAGTGGGGAGATAGAGCCATTAGATTTCGAACTAAAAAATGAATTAGACCATTTTGAAGATCTGTAGCCCATCAATTATGACCTTGTCTGATCCAAACTTGTAATCTCACCTGATGAcggaaaacaaaacaaaacaaagctcAATCAGATTTTGGGAATTCGAAAACGGCCAGATAAAAATGATCTTTCAGGCCTTAACAACATAGTATGACCTCAAATATAGAAGCAGCGTCTCCGGCCGATAAATCTTGTTATTATCAGAGATCTTCACAAGGAATCCCTAAATTTCATCACAACCAAAGGAAAAGATCTAGAAGGCTATGTAATCAGGTTAATAGAGATAAGAGAAGGAAGATACACCATTGAACGCTTACTCCCAACAATCCTTAGGCCTAAAGACTTTTAATGATCCTTCGACGGCGCACCGATAGCTTTTTCCGATATATCCAGAGATGGTTATTGTCGCTGGCGAAGATGTTGATGGTAGAGTAGGACTCGAGTAGAGAATCCACATACAGAGGACTTGGAAGATAAaaggatcttcttcttcgcCGGTGAGGACGAGATGGATATGAAAGAGAAGAGGCGATCATGGCGTAAGATTTGGAGGAGAGGAGATTGTGATTCCGTAAGGCCTTGAGCCTTTTTATGGCCtataagaaagaaaatcattttgTATCGTTACGGTAAATGGAATCGGTATCGTCTTGAGAAGGAATCTGAATGGACTTTTTAGGAAATTTATTGCCGAGAATGATACACACACTCGTGTTGCTTTATTTCAGTGACataatgaaaaagaaagatttCATTGTGATTAAGCTGAGGTGAcatattttgttgttttcattGGCTGATTTTTTCAGCTGACGTGGACACGCTTAGAGGGCTTGATATCCTGTTTTTAATATTGTTAGATAGGTctaagaaatttaaaaattattcattcatataattaatatacaaatactAATTAGTATTTGTCTCAACGATTCCACATACGTTTCTCTTTAAACTCCAATCATGTCTCTCTTCACGTCTTTCTTAAGTTGCTTTGTTCCAAAATCCAGCTCAAGGATTAGTTCAATCGATGGTAGTATCCCGAAAGGCTTGTCGTTGGAGAAGCCAAAAAGCAAATCTGAATCTCTTAGAGCTccaatcattgtatcttatttcCCCGTGCCCGTGGCTTCAAGGCTTTCGCGTTTGTAAGAAGTGTGGGAAGgtcattggcatatttgttgtcATGTGagactttttgttttgttccttttgtttggttatttgCAAATTGTAATGGACCACCTACCTAGGTTTGATAACATCATATTTAGGTCTGGCAACAAAATTATATGCTTTGTATTCaatccaaataaaaattaataacgtttacatattttgtataatttaatCAATCTTAGGAGGATCAAGAGTGTGAATCCAGAGATATGTTTTCTAGAGGGGACTTTTAGAATGGTCCTGGGCATGAATAGTGCTTAAGATATACAACAGTATTATGTTACTAGGATAAGAATTGCGCCTTgcacataataaatttatataaaaattatttaaaacatattatacgaaaaaataaatttatattcttgatagaattaatgttttggtctttaaacaatttttttaaactttttgttaattacttAATTTGTTTATTGATGAGGTGatcccatttaaaaaaaattaggtcaaaaaatcacttaccgcataagaacctaacgtttaggtcgAAAAATCTCGGGTCTATTtgattacaatgaaactatgtcagctcagtattatatcatgattttataatttaaaaattaattatggttatgagaagtttacgttcacattgtcaatcctatctatcttcaatatttttctcctttttattttggttattgttcgatataaatattgattttgaagtttattctcatttcgtttgtttgtttttaccTGGGATTTAGAAAATGCCTatgatttaatataattaaagtgatacatacttaggttaaaaTCTGCAATTtttgcagaataaatattttatatttattatttattttatgctttTCTGCAtattaataagtatatatattaaataactaagaaatcagttactattatgtattAAATTGGCGtgtgcatataaatcaaaccatcactcttgtttattcgcaatcatattagggtaaataaattaaaacaatcaatcttatctattatatatgatatataattaaatttaaatgatattaacatatatatatagtacacttttaatatgaatatttattaaataaattttctactcatatgattttatgattattttcatatttgtgtaacaaaagttTACACCAACGAATTTGTTTTTAATGTGggataatttaaataattaataatcatttaaaaaacaatgaagatttcaaaattaaaatattaacttttcaatatatgttcaatgcaaatatcaaaatataagtatacattttcatacgatatattgtttaatttaaacgatatgaaatatatatatatgtatatatatatatattaacataaaaacctattaaaataaaattatttcttcatatggtcttataatcattgtatcttaatatagaaaaaaatttaaaccttgatcataaaagtttatgtgagacttttaacagttttagtaatttatactcgttttgaaaaattcaaaatacaacatatacaaaaaaaatctagatttttattatatgattaatgtaattatgtaattattttaatactaaagaaataaacaaaaatgataaaaagtatacaaattgttatcaaatctttattgtttaaaatcattaatttctatatatacgttttaatcacattaggtaatttcgtaggttttatttaaggaaagcctgcgaaacaataaagatttgatatatGCGACCAACTATAGCCTGCGAAATATTATTTTGCTagagattataatttttagactATAGTTTTTATAAAGTGCCCtaaaaatttttgaaatatgatTTTGAAGACATACACAAGTGCCACATAGGATGAaatctttttaacttttacaaaattcaggttataactttttaaaagatcttcaattaatatataggagattatgAATGAATTCACCGGAAACCAATTATTTATACGTTAATGCTAATGGTGAACCCGTAATATTATTAATTCCACAAAAAGTAATATTAATTGTTCTGTGTGGAATCATGTATGCTGGGCAATTActtagtttttactttttaccaGGGATTGGCCCGTCCTACGGGCGGGTTAGTAACTGAAcgaagtatataaaatataataaattttattgaatatttcaaAGTGTTTAGTTTACTTTAAATtgttagtaatttttatttctttaaattataATACAAATATTATAACTATGTCTTTAAATTAAAAGTTCCATTGAATGTTCTGACCAGCAATGCCTATTGGTTCATGCAGTGTCTGGACATGATTGTTTCCGTCGGCTGGAATAGTTAGCCCACGAATCTTATCTGCCCATCCTACACATCAAACCAAAACTTACCAACAAAAGCATGAAAATTTGATAGTATTCTCAAGATTTTGGTATACCAGCATAATAGCGAAAGAATCTGGCGAGCATTGAAATCTCTGCTGTTTTGGCTTGTTCATAAGTCTTCCCATCGTCCCATGTCTCTATAGCTGCAAGCTTTTCGCTGTTCCTGAAAACCAAACAAAGATCAGTCCATATCACATTGAATTTCATATTAATTTCAAGACCCaagaacattatatatatacataagcaATTATCTTTTCCCATGGTCCTTCATCAATGGCCTTCCTTGCAGGCTTGTGGCTTTCACCGCCCGGTCTATATCTTCAGCATCGACTTTCAGCTATGTTCGCAATAACTCCCCCTATGCGTGGATCAAGAGTAGGCAACGTCTTACCTAAATCACCAATTCAAAAACCAAACATTAGTTCTCATGGAACTTGAATCTCAAGTCAaactttttctttgttatttcTCTGATTCTGAACAGAGccttttttaaatgaaaactttaCTCACCAGAAGCAGCGTCTACAAAGTTCCCATTGTTGAGGAGCTGTGTGTAAAAAGTGAACCGGCTTATGATTTCTTCAGCTGCAGAGGAGGTTCTAAATCTCCGTACGATCTTACTttcattgttataattttttcctGCAAACCGAAATGTTTTAATGTCtacattaaaatgacaattttctgCTTCGTTGTTGTACACTACTCAACACTAAATGACAACTAATCCAAAAATCAGTAACGAACACCTTAACACACAAAAATTCTAATTGACCAAAGAACACACAGATTCCAAAGGAGCTGAACCTGAGCTTGAGCAGCCTCGAAACCGCTGAATCAGCGCCTCTTTCTCAAAATCTTCGGCTGAGCCAGATTCTGAAAGTAAGCATTCTTGGTAAAGATCATATCATAACCTAACCAAAGAACATTTCTTGTTTAAAATTGAGGTTTGAGAAAGAGAAACCTTTGATTGGCCTTAGTTCTTTCATTATATCCGTGGAACTCTTCCAAAATTCTGGTAGCAAGTAAtagtcataaaaataaaataaaaatcaagatcaACGTATGGAAGGGTAAGGAATGGCCCAAAATTCAAAATTGTGTTATACAAAAACGTAATTTCCACAGATTCTTTGAAAATCAACGATTAAAAGCTTATAAACCCAGAATCATATCTGAAGGAAAGTGCAATAATAGGATTCAAACTTGTGGTACATGAATTTGGGGTTCAAAGAATTttatacaaaaagaaaagaggacACATAATCCAGAAACTGAAAATACCAGACAGATCTGAAGCTTTCGTACCTTGTGCAACACATGCCACTGCCGCGAAATTCTTGGTTTGTGTTGGTCAACAATCTCCAGCATATAACTTAAATTGCAAGTTATATTGTCCCGTCGTCGGCTAGCAGAGAAAATGAAGTGATGAAACAGAGAAAATATGGTTATAGAGTAGAAGAAACACTAATACAAAACTTTTACATGTTATGAGGTTCATAAATAGAGTCAAAATCTTGAATGTAAGAGATGGTTCAAGAAGGAGTTCAGTTAGTCCCATCAAGAACCTGTTTGAACCATCAATTGACAGGCATGGTTATTAAAGGCATACATATATGAATGATATGtaccaaaaaaaatcagaaacgtaagtttttaaaaccaaatataGTGCCTATGCCAAAGAAAAAAACCTGTTTATCAAACTCTTGTTATAGTCGATACAGAAACCCTCAAAGAGTTGTGGCATTAGAGACCCTGCAACGTGAAATGAAAACAACACATACTTCTTAATTCAGAAACATAGGAAAAGCCATCCAAAAAAAGTGTGATTAGAACATAAACATGAAAAAGGTAAAAGGTGATAAGTACTTGAAAGGTCTGGcacaaaataaaactatactAATGCATTTCTGAAACACCCATTTCGATTCCGATTGAGTGGTTCAAAAGCAATGCGTGGATTCCCGGAAGAACTGTAGCAACAATGGAGCCATGTGGATGCGTGATATATGTTAGGTTACATAAATTGGCGACTAACAAATTTAAGGGTTTGAGAAGATTAGGTCATACCTATTCGTCGATCAGAAGCAGCTGAAGGCGAATTAGCATCCCTACTTTAGCGGGATTATGGGCTTCTCAAAACTGAATCGACTTGACCGGCGGCGACTTTGTAGAAGTAAACCGTCAGAGATCGACGATTTGGAGCGTTTTAGGACCATCATTGCGGTGGTTCAAGGATTCGGAGAAATAGTGAGCAATGGAAAGAAGGAATCAACTTAGTTTTGAGTATACTCTAAActagagaagatgaagaacaaaaGTAAACGATCTAGATTGGATTAATTCAgagaaaaaacaataatttgcAGGGAGTGGAAGCGCCGGAGTCGATTACACGTTAAAGTCTcgaaaataatgacccaatgACAGAAACTTACGTGACCTGTCATATTAAACTTTCTCATTGGTCGATTTAGTTGTCCTACGTGGACACGCTCTCTACTCCTCATATAACCCTTTTATTATAGTATAGATACGATTTAATGTAAACATATTCttctataaaatataagaatagaaaattagaaaaaaatgtaaatatttatagatggacggtgatttttttttccaaaagaaCACCTGATTAACTTTGAATTTACgagataaacaaaaaatattattttaatcctgaaaaataataaaaagattgCAGTCTTCGTCATTTTCGCcatcaaaaatcaaataatcACCATAAGTTGAGAAAAAATGTGTAAGGAGTTACCTCTTGTAACATACACCTACAatgaaacataaaagaaaagcaAATCAATTTGACACAGACGATCAAGTTGGAAACTAAAACGATGACAAATACAAAGCCATACAACAGCCGAGACCAAAGACCCAACGACAACCAAGACAACAATATCTTACTATGACACTTCATCATAAGATTTTTACAGTTTGAAATACTCTTATCCATGCTATAAAGCTCGTTTAGATATCAAtcaatctatactatattaaaagggaTATATGAGCTCCATTGAGCCTATCCACCTCAGCATGGAAAATCATCCAATAGGATTAAAGTATTCGGCCACATCATCAGACAAGTTACGTTATTTAGgctcaaaataatattttcatataatcttTACAAAAGCCACTAGCCCATTAAAGCCCAGTATCGAAACTCTAGATTTTCTCACGCGTTGCGATCATTTCGTCTCCCTCTTTTcgttttccttcttcttctacatTTTCATCGATCGAACGACGTTTtgtctctccatcttcactgcaACCGATCTGTAGAGTAATCAATTGTCCGTTTCGGTTTGATTGATGGCTTCCtctctatttatttataaatctcttctttcatgttttttttcaatcaaAACTCTCTCAATTTGTTATCGCGATGAATTCGAACGGGAAAGCCATAGTCTCCGGTGATCCGATTGTGAAGAAACCATCAGGTTCTTTTGATCAATTGGTGAAATGAAGTTCGTGATACCTGCATAATCAGAGTTACATCACAAGCTTATCTATTAGAActgtttttaattgattatcTAACTCTTGCTTCAATAATCTCGTATGTTTCAATCTGCAGAATTCCCTGAGAAAAAAACTCTGTTTGTGTTTTGCGTTTAGAAAAACTTACATCGCCGGGTAAGTTTCTCAAAGACCTTCTTTTGCTATACGATTTGAAACCTATCCATTGCATCCATCGAGATCTAAGAGAGGTTTTGATCCCGCAGAGATAAATTGCATGTGGATGAT
The window above is part of the Brassica napus cultivar Da-Ae chromosome C3, Da-Ae, whole genome shotgun sequence genome. Proteins encoded here:
- the LOC125583798 gene encoding uncharacterized protein LOC125583798 codes for the protein MSLFTSFLSCFVPKSSSRISSIDGSIPKGLSLEKPKSKSESLRAPIIVSYFPVPVASRLSRL